The following proteins are encoded in a genomic region of Shinella zoogloeoides:
- the uvrC gene encoding excinuclease ABC subunit UvrC, which produces MNGRKVEDGGILYDENETDEEDELQESPPEGGAAPAIATPGIDWNEGGDVPEGLIGAELIQAFVKRLPNSPGVYRMFNADGDVLYVGKARSLKKRVTNYAQGRGHSNRITQMIRLTANMEFVTTRTETEALLLEANLIKRLRPRFNVLLRDDKSFPYILVTGDSRAPAIFKHRGARSRKGDYFGPFASAGAVGRTINSLQRAFLLRTCTDSVFETRTRPCLLYQIKRCSGPCTHEISDQDYAELVQEAEDFLSGKSQKVKAHMAEAMNAAAEDLDFERAAVYRDRLAALSHVQSHQGINPAGVEEADVFAIHHEGGVSCIQVFFFRTGQNWGNRAYFPKADPQLTGAEVLNAFLAQFYDDKPCPRQILLSEPVEEIDLLSQALSERSGHKVAISVPQRGEKKDLVDHVVANAREAHGRKLAETASQSRLLEGFAATFKLPYVPRRIEIYDNSHIMGTNAVGGMVVAGPEGFVKGQYRKFNIKSTDITPGDDFGMMKEVMTRRFSRLIKEEGLPDRNADQSADAADLPFPAWPDVILIDGGQGQMTAVRVILEELGITDQVIAIGVAKGADREAGRERFFMKGIPDFSLPPRDPVLYFVQRLRDEAHRFAIGSHRARRKKEMVKNPLDEIAGIGPTRKRALLQHFGTAKAVSRAAMADLMAVGGISESVARLVYNHFHDDAAG; this is translated from the coding sequence ATGAACGGCCGGAAGGTGGAGGATGGCGGCATCCTCTATGACGAAAACGAGACCGACGAGGAAGACGAGCTTCAGGAAAGCCCGCCCGAAGGCGGCGCCGCGCCCGCCATCGCCACCCCGGGCATAGACTGGAACGAGGGCGGCGACGTGCCGGAGGGCCTCATCGGCGCCGAGCTGATCCAGGCCTTCGTCAAGCGCCTGCCGAACAGCCCCGGCGTCTACCGCATGTTCAATGCGGACGGCGACGTGCTCTATGTCGGCAAGGCGCGCAGCCTGAAGAAGCGCGTCACCAACTACGCGCAGGGCCGCGGCCATTCCAACCGCATCACGCAGATGATTCGCCTGACGGCGAACATGGAATTCGTCACCACGCGCACCGAGACCGAGGCGCTGCTGCTGGAGGCGAACCTCATCAAGCGGCTGCGCCCCCGCTTCAACGTGCTGCTGCGCGACGACAAGTCCTTCCCCTATATCCTCGTGACGGGCGACAGCCGCGCGCCGGCCATCTTCAAGCATCGCGGCGCGCGCAGCCGCAAGGGCGATTATTTCGGCCCCTTCGCCTCGGCGGGCGCGGTGGGGCGCACCATCAACTCGCTGCAGCGTGCCTTCCTCTTGCGCACCTGCACCGACAGCGTCTTCGAGACGCGCACGCGGCCGTGCCTGCTCTACCAGATCAAGCGCTGTTCCGGTCCCTGTACCCATGAGATCAGCGACCAGGACTATGCCGAACTGGTGCAGGAGGCCGAGGACTTCCTCTCCGGCAAGAGCCAGAAGGTGAAGGCCCATATGGCCGAAGCCATGAACGCGGCCGCCGAGGACCTCGATTTCGAGCGCGCCGCCGTCTATCGCGACCGGCTGGCGGCGCTTTCCCACGTCCAGAGCCATCAGGGCATCAACCCGGCCGGCGTGGAGGAGGCGGACGTCTTCGCCATCCATCACGAAGGCGGCGTCTCCTGCATCCAGGTCTTCTTCTTCCGCACCGGGCAGAACTGGGGCAACCGTGCCTATTTTCCCAAGGCCGATCCGCAGCTTACCGGGGCAGAGGTGCTGAACGCCTTCCTCGCCCAGTTCTACGACGACAAGCCCTGTCCGCGGCAGATCCTGCTCTCCGAACCGGTCGAGGAGATCGACCTGCTCTCGCAGGCGCTTTCCGAGCGCTCGGGGCACAAGGTCGCGATCTCCGTGCCGCAGCGCGGCGAGAAAAAGGACCTCGTCGACCATGTCGTGGCCAATGCCCGCGAGGCCCACGGGCGCAAGCTCGCCGAGACGGCCTCGCAGTCACGCCTGCTCGAAGGCTTCGCCGCGACCTTCAAGCTGCCTTACGTGCCGCGCCGCATCGAGATCTACGACAACTCGCATATCATGGGCACCAATGCCGTGGGTGGCATGGTGGTGGCGGGACCGGAAGGCTTCGTGAAGGGCCAGTACCGCAAGTTCAACATCAAATCGACCGACATCACGCCCGGCGACGACTTCGGCATGATGAAGGAAGTGATGACCCGGCGCTTCTCCCGTCTCATCAAGGAAGAGGGCCTGCCGGATCGCAACGCCGACCAGAGCGCGGATGCGGCGGACCTGCCCTTCCCCGCCTGGCCCGACGTCATCCTCATAGACGGCGGCCAGGGCCAGATGACGGCGGTGCGCGTCATCCTCGAAGAACTCGGCATCACCGACCAGGTGATCGCCATCGGCGTCGCCAAGGGCGCGGACCGCGAGGCGGGGCGCGAGCGCTTCTTCATGAAGGGCATCCCCGACTTCTCGCTGCCGCCGCGCGATCCGGTGCTCTATTTCGTGCAGCGCCTGCGCGACGAGGCGCACCGCTTCGCCATCGGCTCGCACCGGGCGCGGCGCAAGAAGGAGATGGTCAAGAACCCGCTCGACGAGATCGCCGGCATCGGCCCGACGCGCAAGCGCGCCCTGCTCCAGCATTTCGGCACCGCCAAGGCCGTCTCCCGTGCCGCGATGGCGGACCTGATGGCGGTCGGCGGCATTTCGGAAAGCGTCGCCCGCCTCGTCTACAACCATTTCCACGACGACGCGGCCGGCTGA
- a CDS encoding SDR family oxidoreductase: protein MKQPLKTALVTGGAKRIGKAIVDDLAAHGFAVAIHANRSLKDAEDMVRGLVGQGIRAAAVQCDLANGAATARLMDRVNDALGPIDLLVNNASLFKPDTVEAFDDDLWDRHFAVHVKAPSILARDFVRQLPEEHAGSIVNIIDQRVWNPTPRYYSYTLSKSALWMATRTMAQSFAPRVRVNAIGPGPSLPNERQDDAAFQAQVEGLILRRGPSLEEFGRTVRFLFDTPSITGQMIALDGGQHLAWETPDVGGIAE from the coding sequence TTGAAGCAGCCCTTGAAAACGGCCCTCGTGACGGGCGGCGCAAAGCGTATCGGCAAGGCCATCGTGGACGATCTCGCGGCACATGGCTTTGCCGTCGCCATCCATGCAAACAGGTCTCTGAAGGATGCCGAGGACATGGTCCGCGGGCTCGTCGGACAGGGCATCAGGGCGGCCGCGGTGCAATGCGACCTCGCAAACGGCGCGGCGACGGCGCGGCTGATGGACCGCGTCAACGACGCTCTCGGCCCGATCGACCTCCTCGTCAACAATGCCTCGCTGTTCAAGCCCGACACCGTGGAGGCCTTCGACGACGACTTGTGGGACCGGCATTTCGCCGTGCACGTTAAGGCGCCGTCGATCCTTGCGCGCGATTTCGTCCGGCAGCTTCCCGAGGAGCATGCGGGCTCGATCGTCAACATCATCGACCAGCGCGTCTGGAATCCGACGCCGCGTTACTATTCCTATACGCTCTCCAAATCCGCTCTCTGGATGGCGACGCGGACCATGGCGCAGAGCTTTGCACCGCGGGTGCGGGTCAATGCCATCGGCCCCGGCCCCTCCCTGCCGAACGAGCGCCAGGACGATGCCGCCTTTCAGGCGCAGGTGGAGGGATTGATCCTCCGCCGCGGCCCCTCACTGGAGGAATTCGGCCGCACAGTTCGCTTTTTGTTCGACACGCCGTCCATTACGGGGCAAATGATAGCGCTCGACGGCGGGCAGCATCTCGCCTGGGAAACACCCGATGTCGGGGGAATAGCGGAATGA
- a CDS encoding outer membrane protein has protein sequence MRTLIATLVASTVSMVAFQAAHAADAIDEVPQAPAAEYSEPVVKNWSGAYLGGTATWQNGKFNGQGKNRAHGFGGGVYGGYNMQSGQMVYGGEADLNYSGVDNSANGFKAKQGANGSIRGRVGVDLNPVLVYGTAGVAASNFEVKSAAGKDDATMLGLTAGAGVEAFVTDNVTARVEYRYTDYGKKNFRGAAQKTGFEDHSIRVGMGVKF, from the coding sequence ATGCGTACACTTATCGCTACCCTCGTCGCTTCGACCGTTTCGATGGTCGCCTTCCAGGCCGCTCACGCTGCCGACGCCATCGACGAAGTTCCGCAGGCTCCGGCCGCCGAATATTCCGAGCCGGTCGTCAAGAACTGGTCGGGCGCCTATCTCGGTGGCACCGCCACCTGGCAGAACGGCAAGTTCAACGGCCAGGGCAAGAACCGCGCGCACGGCTTCGGCGGCGGCGTCTATGGCGGTTACAACATGCAGAGCGGCCAGATGGTCTATGGCGGCGAAGCCGACCTGAACTATTCGGGTGTCGATAACTCGGCCAACGGCTTCAAGGCCAAGCAGGGCGCCAACGGCTCGATTCGCGGCCGCGTCGGCGTCGATCTGAACCCGGTTCTGGTTTACGGCACGGCTGGTGTTGCGGCCTCGAACTTCGAGGTTAAGAGCGCTGCCGGCAAGGACGACGCGACCATGCTCGGCCTGACGGCCGGTGCAGGTGTGGAAGCTTTCGTCACCGACAACGTTACCGCTCGCGTCGAATACCGCTACACCGACTACGGCAAGAAGAATTTCCGTGGCGCCGCTCAGAAGACCGGCTTCGAGGACCACAGCATCCGCGTCGGTATGGGCGTGAAGTTCTAA
- a CDS encoding glutathione S-transferase: MKIFYSDASPYSTKVRMAAHYAGLPVDAVVVDTNANPAELLAANPLGKIPTLLTDDGLAVYDSRAIMNYIDRQTRGTLYPRNAAKRTEVDVLEATADGICDSLLSIVYERRTRPEDKVHQPWIDRQWQKVERALDHLEANMPCLGKKPHAGHFALAAMLRYIEMRFAGKWQRGRPKLKRYLTRFEAVFPDYAMFKG; encoded by the coding sequence ATGAAGATCTTCTATTCCGATGCCTCGCCCTATTCTACCAAGGTGCGCATGGCCGCCCATTATGCCGGCCTTCCGGTCGATGCGGTCGTCGTCGACACCAATGCGAACCCGGCTGAGCTGCTGGCCGCGAATCCGCTCGGCAAGATTCCGACGCTTCTCACCGACGATGGGCTCGCCGTCTATGACAGCCGGGCGATCATGAACTATATCGACCGCCAGACGCGCGGCACGCTCTATCCGCGCAACGCCGCCAAGCGCACAGAGGTCGACGTGCTGGAGGCGACCGCCGACGGCATCTGCGACAGCCTGCTCTCCATCGTCTACGAACGCCGCACGCGGCCGGAGGACAAGGTCCACCAGCCCTGGATCGACCGCCAGTGGCAGAAAGTCGAGCGCGCGCTCGATCACCTCGAAGCCAACATGCCGTGCCTCGGCAAGAAACCGCATGCCGGCCACTTCGCTCTCGCCGCCATGCTGCGCTACATCGAGATGCGCTTCGCCGGAAAATGGCAGCGCGGCCGGCCGAAGCTGAAGCGCTACCTCACCCGCTTCGAGGCCGTCTTCCCCGACTATGCGATGTTCAAGGGCTGA
- a CDS encoding ribonuclease T2 family protein, giving the protein MLARGRAMMRRPSSILVPLLLAGMAALSSCGEEKPAGKAKPETNHAAPEKRAQAPLGKGFDFYVLSLSWSPTWCADNDAGGRTQQCRRGENNGFIVHGLWPQNERGYPEYCSTRESDRVPESLGRTVLDIIPSMGLVGHEWRKHGSCSGLSQKDYFATVRAAFERIRIPAEAGRGGRRLSPDTVESAFIAANPGLDPKGIAVTCEDGRLEEVRICMTADLAFRTCPAVDRAACRAQSIEQPPIR; this is encoded by the coding sequence ATGCTTGCCCGCGGCCGCGCCATGATGCGGCGGCCCTCCTCCATCCTCGTCCCGCTGCTCCTCGCCGGCATGGCCGCGCTTTCCAGCTGCGGCGAGGAAAAGCCGGCCGGGAAGGCCAAGCCCGAGACGAATCATGCTGCGCCGGAAAAGCGGGCACAGGCACCGCTCGGCAAGGGCTTCGACTTCTACGTCCTCTCGCTCTCCTGGTCGCCGACCTGGTGCGCGGACAACGATGCCGGCGGCAGGACGCAGCAGTGCCGCCGCGGTGAGAACAACGGCTTCATCGTGCACGGGCTCTGGCCACAGAACGAGCGCGGCTATCCGGAATATTGCTCGACGCGGGAATCGGACCGCGTGCCGGAAAGCCTCGGGCGCACCGTTCTCGACATCATTCCCTCCATGGGCCTGGTCGGCCACGAATGGCGCAAGCATGGCAGTTGCTCGGGCCTTTCCCAGAAGGATTATTTCGCCACGGTGCGCGCCGCCTTCGAGCGCATTCGCATTCCGGCCGAGGCGGGCCGAGGCGGCCGTCGTCTTTCGCCCGACACGGTGGAAAGCGCCTTCATCGCCGCCAATCCCGGGCTCGACCCCAAGGGCATCGCCGTCACCTGCGAGGACGGCCGACTGGAGGAGGTCCGCATCTGCATGACGGCGGACCTCGCCTTCCGTACCTGTCCCGCCGTCGACCGTGCCGCCTGCCGCGCCCAGTCCATCGAACAACCGCCCATCCGCTAG
- a CDS encoding 23S rRNA (adenine(2030)-N(6))-methyltransferase RlmJ: protein MNYRHIYHAGNFADVLKHAVLARLVTYMQGKDKAFRVLDTHAGIGLYDLSSEEAQKTGEWRDGIGRLLEGDMPPAVAAILEPYLKVIQELNPQGGLTHYPGSPKLARMLLRPQDRLSAMELHPDDYETLHRLFDGDFQSRITHLDGWLSLGAHLPPKEKRGIVLVDPPFEIEGEYERMVEGLEKAVRRFAGGVYCLWYPLKKNAPIAAFHKALKETGIAKMLCAELTVKSDRETTGLTGSGLIVVNPPFTLKQELDVLLPFLKERLAQDRFASARAFWLAGEAKAS from the coding sequence ATGAACTACCGCCACATCTACCATGCCGGCAATTTCGCAGACGTGCTGAAACATGCCGTGCTCGCCCGCCTCGTCACCTATATGCAGGGCAAGGACAAGGCCTTCCGCGTGCTCGATACCCATGCCGGCATCGGGCTCTACGACCTTTCCAGCGAGGAGGCGCAGAAGACCGGCGAGTGGCGCGACGGCATCGGCCGGCTGCTGGAAGGCGACATGCCGCCGGCGGTGGCCGCCATCCTTGAACCTTATCTCAAGGTCATTCAGGAACTGAATCCGCAAGGCGGGCTAACCCATTATCCCGGCTCGCCAAAACTTGCCCGCATGCTGCTCCGCCCGCAGGACCGGCTTTCGGCCATGGAGCTGCATCCGGACGATTACGAGACCCTGCACCGCCTCTTCGACGGCGATTTCCAGAGCCGCATCACCCATCTCGACGGCTGGCTTTCGCTCGGCGCGCATCTGCCGCCGAAGGAAAAGCGCGGCATCGTGCTGGTCGACCCGCCTTTCGAGATCGAGGGCGAATACGAGCGGATGGTCGAGGGGCTGGAAAAGGCCGTGCGCCGCTTTGCCGGCGGGGTCTATTGCCTGTGGTATCCGCTGAAGAAGAACGCGCCGATCGCCGCCTTCCACAAGGCGCTGAAGGAGACGGGCATTGCCAAGATGCTCTGCGCCGAGCTTACCGTGAAGAGCGACCGGGAGACGACGGGATTGACCGGCTCCGGCCTCATCGTCGTCAACCCGCCCTTCACGCTGAAGCAGGAGCTCGACGTGCTGCTGCCCTTCCTCAAGGAGCGGCTGGCGCAGGATCGTTTCGCTTCGGCGCGCGCTTTCTGGCTTGCGGGAGAAGCGAAGGCCTCTTGA
- a CDS encoding molybdopterin oxidoreductase family protein → MNVATPHLGKPRIGHSACPHDCPSTCALDIEIDAEGRMGRVRGSADNSYTAGVICAKVARYAERLYHPDRLMKPQVRKGAKGSGEWADISWEAALDAIAEAFVKAEQAHGTEAVWPYYYAGTMGLVQRDSIERLRHAKRYSGFFDSICTNPAWTGFTMGAGTLRGPDPREMAKSDCVVIWGTNAVSTQVNVMTHAVKARKERGAKIVVIDVYDNPTMKQADLALKLKPGTDAALACAVMHVAFRDGYADRAYMEKFADDPAGLEAHLLTRNPQWAADITGLAVEEIEAFAALVGKTKKSFFRLGYGFTRSRNGAVSMHAALSVATVLGSWQYEGGGAFHSNSSIFHLRKGELTGAKFVDPDIRMLDQSQIGRILTGDAVALRDRGPVTAMLIQNTNPANVAPEQRLVKQGFLRDDLFVAVHEQFMTDTAKLADIVLPATMFVEHDDIYRGGGHQHILLGPKLVEPPATVRTNLFVIEELARRLGVADLPGFGLSEQQHITRMLPYYEMDFDGLKEEKWLDCQPDFETAHFSKGFGFPDGRFRFRPNWTNTPAPNKPPKVLGAFGPHEALPAFPDYVTVIETADADHPFRLATSPARTFLNSTFSEGRSSREREGRPEVMIHPDDAATQGIEPGDIVRLGNRRGDIRLHAKVTGEAKPGVLIAEGIWPNSAHLDGEGINVLTGADPIAPYGGAAFHDNHVWLRKA, encoded by the coding sequence ATGAACGTTGCGACCCCTCATCTCGGAAAACCGCGGATCGGCCATTCGGCTTGCCCGCACGACTGTCCCTCGACCTGCGCCCTCGATATCGAGATCGATGCGGAAGGCCGCATGGGCCGCGTCAGGGGCAGCGCCGACAACAGCTATACGGCCGGCGTCATCTGCGCCAAGGTCGCCCGTTACGCCGAACGTCTCTACCATCCCGACCGGCTGATGAAGCCGCAGGTCCGCAAGGGCGCCAAGGGCAGCGGCGAATGGGCCGACATCTCCTGGGAAGCCGCATTGGACGCCATCGCCGAAGCCTTCGTCAAGGCCGAGCAGGCGCATGGCACGGAGGCGGTCTGGCCCTATTATTACGCCGGCACGATGGGCCTCGTGCAGCGCGATTCCATCGAGCGCCTGCGCCATGCGAAACGCTATTCCGGCTTCTTCGATTCCATCTGCACCAATCCGGCCTGGACGGGCTTCACCATGGGCGCCGGCACGCTGCGCGGCCCCGATCCGCGCGAGATGGCGAAGTCCGACTGCGTGGTGATCTGGGGCACGAACGCCGTCTCCACGCAGGTCAACGTGATGACCCACGCCGTGAAGGCGCGCAAGGAGCGGGGCGCGAAGATCGTCGTCATCGACGTCTATGACAATCCGACGATGAAGCAGGCCGACCTCGCGCTGAAGCTCAAGCCGGGCACCGACGCCGCGCTCGCCTGCGCCGTCATGCATGTCGCGTTCCGTGACGGTTATGCCGACCGCGCCTATATGGAAAAGTTCGCCGACGATCCGGCCGGCCTCGAGGCCCACCTTTTGACCCGCAATCCGCAATGGGCGGCCGACATCACAGGCCTTGCCGTCGAGGAGATCGAGGCTTTCGCCGCGCTCGTCGGGAAGACGAAGAAAAGCTTCTTCCGTCTCGGCTACGGCTTCACCCGCAGCCGCAACGGCGCGGTCTCCATGCATGCCGCGCTTTCCGTCGCCACGGTTCTCGGCTCCTGGCAATATGAGGGCGGCGGCGCGTTCCACAGCAATTCCAGCATCTTCCATCTGCGCAAGGGCGAGCTGACGGGCGCGAAATTCGTCGATCCGGATATCCGCATGCTCGACCAGTCGCAGATCGGCCGCATCCTGACGGGCGATGCCGTCGCGCTGCGCGATCGCGGCCCGGTCACGGCCATGCTGATCCAGAACACCAACCCCGCGAATGTCGCGCCCGAACAGCGCCTCGTGAAGCAGGGCTTTCTGCGCGACGACCTCTTCGTCGCCGTGCACGAGCAGTTCATGACCGATACGGCAAAGCTCGCCGATATCGTGCTGCCCGCCACCATGTTCGTCGAGCATGACGACATCTACCGCGGCGGCGGCCACCAGCACATCCTGCTCGGCCCCAAGCTCGTCGAGCCGCCGGCGACCGTGCGCACCAACCTCTTCGTCATCGAGGAACTGGCAAGGCGCCTCGGCGTCGCCGACCTGCCGGGCTTCGGCCTTTCCGAGCAGCAGCACATCACCCGCATGCTGCCCTATTACGAGATGGATTTCGACGGGCTGAAAGAAGAGAAGTGGCTCGACTGCCAGCCGGATTTCGAGACGGCGCATTTTTCCAAGGGCTTCGGCTTCCCCGACGGCAGGTTCCGCTTCCGCCCGAACTGGACCAACACGCCGGCTCCCAACAAGCCGCCGAAGGTGCTCGGGGCCTTCGGCCCGCACGAGGCGCTGCCGGCCTTCCCGGATTATGTGACCGTGATAGAGACGGCGGATGCCGACCACCCGTTCCGCCTCGCGACATCGCCTGCCCGCACCTTCCTCAACTCTACCTTTTCGGAAGGCAGGAGCTCGCGCGAGCGGGAAGGGCGGCCGGAGGTGATGATCCACCCCGACGACGCGGCAACGCAGGGCATCGAGCCGGGCGACATCGTGCGCCTCGGCAACAGGCGCGGCGACATCCGCCTGCATGCGAAGGTCACGGGGGAGGCCAAGCCCGGCGTGCTCATCGCCGAAGGCATCTGGCCGAATTCCGCCCATCTCGACGGGGAGGGCATCAACGTGCTGACCGGCGCCGATCCCATCGCGCCCTATGGCGGCGCGGCCTTCCACGACAACCATGTCTGGCTGCGCAAGGCCTGA
- a CDS encoding NUDIX domain-containing protein, whose product MSAEKQSSVRIVEQQTVWKRFIHLRTLVLEQTRADGRVEFLDREVHDHGAAAAILLVDPVRQTVVLVRQFRPGAFLGGHPDGFLLEIPAGLLDDDSPEDAISREAMEETGYAVSDLRHVFDMYPSPGTLTEHVSCFAAHIDSARRDGKGGGVDGEGEDIEIIEMPIDEACALIATGGIVDSKTIMMLQWLMLNREAFA is encoded by the coding sequence ATGTCCGCAGAAAAGCAGTCGTCCGTCCGTATCGTCGAGCAGCAGACGGTCTGGAAGCGTTTCATCCATTTGCGCACCCTCGTCCTCGAACAGACCCGCGCCGACGGCCGGGTCGAGTTCCTCGACCGCGAGGTGCACGACCACGGCGCGGCGGCGGCGATCCTCCTCGTCGATCCGGTGCGCCAGACGGTCGTGCTGGTGCGCCAGTTCCGCCCCGGCGCCTTCCTCGGCGGCCACCCAGACGGTTTCCTCCTCGAAATACCTGCCGGCCTTCTTGACGACGACAGCCCGGAAGACGCCATCAGCCGCGAGGCGATGGAGGAAACGGGCTACGCGGTCAGCGACCTGCGCCACGTCTTCGACATGTATCCCAGCCCCGGTACGCTGACGGAGCATGTCTCCTGCTTCGCCGCCCATATCGATAGCGCCAGGCGCGACGGCAAGGGCGGCGGCGTGGACGGCGAGGGCGAGGATATCGAGATCATCGAAATGCCCATCGACGAGGCCTGCGCCCTGATCGCCACCGGCGGCATCGTCGATTCAAAGACGATCATGATGCTGCAATGGCTGATGTTGAATCGCGAGGCGTTCGCCTGA
- the aspS gene encoding aspartate--tRNA ligase, producing the protein MHRYRSHTCAALRKSDVGETVRLSGWVHRVRDHGGVLFIDLRDHYGITQVVADPDSPAFKKAETVRGEWVIRIDGLVKARTEDTVNKGMPTGEIELYAQDIEVLSAAKELPLPVFGEPEYPEDVRLKYRFIDLRRETLHRNIVKRTQIISAMRKGMGEAGFAEYTTPILTASSPEGARDFLVPSRIHEGKFFALPQAPQQYKQLLMVAGFDRYFQIAPCFRDEDPRADRLPGEFYQLDVEMSFVTQEDVWQTMEPMMTAVFEEFAEGKPVTKEWPRIPYDEAIRKYGSDKPDLRNPIVMQAVTEHFAGSGFKVFANMIASNPKVEVWAIPAKTGGSRAFCDRMNAWAQSTGQPGLGYIFWRKEADKLEGAGPLAKNIGEERTEAIRTQLGLDDGDACFFVAGDPAKFYKFAGEARTRAGEELNLVDRDRFEMCWIVDFPFYEYNEDEKKIDFAHNPFSMPQGGLEAFDSKDPLELKAYQYDAVCNGFEIASGSIRNQSPELMVKAFEKVGLSQADVEERFGGLYRAFQYGAPPHGGCAFGIDRVVMLLVGAKNLREISLFPMNQQAQDLLMNAPSPATPTQLRELALRVVPSKKD; encoded by the coding sequence ATGCACCGTTACCGCAGCCACACCTGCGCCGCTCTCCGCAAGTCCGATGTCGGTGAGACCGTCCGTCTTTCCGGCTGGGTTCACCGCGTCCGAGATCACGGCGGCGTGCTCTTCATCGACCTGCGCGACCATTACGGCATCACGCAGGTCGTCGCCGACCCCGATTCCCCGGCCTTCAAGAAGGCCGAGACGGTGCGCGGCGAATGGGTGATCCGCATCGACGGCCTCGTCAAGGCGCGCACCGAGGATACGGTCAACAAGGGCATGCCGACCGGCGAGATCGAGCTTTACGCGCAGGATATCGAAGTCCTGTCGGCCGCCAAGGAACTGCCGCTGCCGGTCTTCGGCGAGCCGGAGTATCCGGAAGACGTCCGCCTCAAGTACCGCTTCATCGACCTGCGCCGCGAAACGCTGCACCGGAACATCGTCAAGCGCACGCAGATCATCTCCGCCATGCGCAAGGGCATGGGCGAGGCCGGTTTTGCCGAATACACGACGCCGATCCTGACGGCTTCCTCGCCCGAGGGCGCGCGCGACTTCCTCGTGCCGTCGCGCATCCATGAGGGCAAGTTCTTCGCCCTGCCGCAGGCCCCGCAGCAGTACAAGCAGCTGCTGATGGTCGCCGGTTTCGACCGCTACTTCCAGATCGCGCCGTGCTTCCGTGACGAAGACCCGCGCGCCGACCGCCTGCCGGGCGAATTCTACCAACTCGACGTCGAAATGAGCTTCGTCACCCAGGAAGACGTCTGGCAGACGATGGAACCGATGATGACGGCCGTCTTCGAGGAGTTTGCCGAAGGCAAGCCCGTCACGAAGGAGTGGCCGCGCATTCCTTACGATGAAGCGATCCGCAAATACGGCTCCGATAAGCCCGACCTGCGCAATCCCATCGTCATGCAGGCCGTCACCGAGCATTTCGCCGGCTCCGGCTTCAAGGTCTTCGCGAACATGATCGCGTCGAACCCGAAGGTCGAAGTCTGGGCGATCCCGGCCAAGACCGGCGGCAGCCGCGCTTTCTGCGACCGCATGAACGCCTGGGCGCAGTCGACCGGCCAACCCGGCCTCGGCTACATCTTCTGGCGCAAGGAAGCCGACAAGCTGGAGGGCGCAGGCCCGCTCGCCAAGAACATCGGCGAGGAGCGCACGGAAGCCATCCGCACGCAGCTCGGCCTCGATGACGGCGACGCCTGCTTCTTCGTCGCCGGCGACCCGGCCAAGTTCTACAAGTTCGCAGGCGAAGCCCGCACCCGCGCCGGCGAGGAACTGAACCTCGTCGATCGCGACCGCTTCGAAATGTGCTGGATCGTCGACTTCCCGTTCTACGAATACAACGAAGACGAAAAGAAGATCGACTTCGCGCACAACCCCTTCTCCATGCCGCAGGGCGGCCTCGAAGCCTTCGACAGCAAGGATCCGCTGGAACTCAAGGCCTACCAGTACGACGCGGTCTGCAACGGCTTCGAGATCGCCTCGGGCTCGATCCGTAACCAGTCGCCGGAACTGATGGTCAAGGCCTTCGAGAAGGTCGGCCTCAGCCAGGCGGACGTGGAAGAGCGCTTCGGCGGCCTCTACCGCGCCTTCCAGTACGGCGCCCCGCCGCACGGCGGCTGCGCCTTCGGCATCGACCGTGTCGTCATGCTGCTCGTCGGCGCCAAGAACCTGCGCGAAATCTCGCTGTTCCCGATGAACCAGCAGGCGCAGGATCTCCTGATGAACGCTCCGTCGCCGGCAACGCCGACGCAGCTTCGGGAACTGGCGCTGCGCGTGGTTCCGTCCAAGAAGGACTGA
- a CDS encoding DUF1236 domain-containing protein, whose protein sequence is MRNRLILVSAAALLSLSASAYAQDTVIVQESDPVTTESTVVIPGEVRTYVLEQDIPSVPYEGDILIGKVVPDAVEIHAIDGQPDYAYTIVNEHRVIVNPQTRTVIQVLE, encoded by the coding sequence ATGCGCAACAGGCTTATCCTTGTCTCCGCGGCGGCGCTTCTGTCGCTGTCCGCCTCGGCCTATGCCCAGGATACTGTGATCGTGCAGGAGTCCGACCCGGTTACGACGGAATCGACCGTCGTCATCCCGGGCGAAGTCCGTACCTACGTTCTGGAGCAGGACATTCCCTCGGTGCCCTATGAAGGCGATATCCTGATCGGGAAGGTCGTTCCCGATGCGGTGGAAATCCACGCCATCGACGGCCAGCCCGACTACGCCTACACCATCGTCAACGAGCACCGGGTGATCGTGAATCCGCAGACGCGGACCGTCATCCAGGTTCTCGAATAA